ATATGGTCAATCGACTGCAGAAATTTGTTTGCCTCTCGAATTTGTACCGTGTAACATACGCAAACCATGGTCCGTGTCTGTTTTACTGCCAATCTGAAACGTCATCTCGATTGCTCCGAAGCCACCGTTTCGGGAGCAACCGTTCGTGACGCGCTGGATGCGGTATTTGAAACTCAGCAGCAGCTAAAGAGTTACGTGTTGGAT
This window of the Gimesia fumaroli genome carries:
- a CDS encoding MoaD/ThiS family protein; protein product: MVRVCFTANLKRHLDCSEATVSGATVRDALDAVFETQQQLKSYVLDDQSRLRQHMVIFVDGKTIVDRVHLSDAISPDSEIYVMQALSGG